The genome window cattattattattctgtgacTCTGACTACATGTGCTGAAGAGATTGAgaaataatatttcataaaagcCTTTGATATTGTCAAAGGAGTAAGTTAACACCTGTGACAAAAAGACGGTACATGCAGTCtttaaataaatgcacaaaaaagataaaaagtcaTTAAGCTGTCATTTGTGCATTCATAAAGTCAATGAGTTATGTAATATTGTGGTATAAGTTTAAATgttagaaaaagaaatacattttaagacATCTTGATATTCCAAAAGTGGACATTTCTGTAGAATGACCTGAATGTATAATAACCTGCAACTATCTGATGTAAGACATGTTCAAacctcacctgagattctgtATCTCTGTTTCCTGCAACTAACAAAACTACCGACACTTAGGTACTTCTTTAAAAAAGGATTTGATGTCTTAATTCCACTTTTTGGAGGCATGTTCGCCAGTAATAAAGTTATTGAGTAAAAGGACATCATGTCTGcctgaaatttaaatataataacaaCTGAGTGATGTTAATTGTGTCCAGTGAAGAGCTTTCAATTACATGatgtttgaaacatttaaactataaataacCACTTCAGATTCACAACCGTTTATCATCGACTCTACTACGGCCATGCTGATAACTGACACACTGCATGTACAGCTGAAAATTGAGGATTGCCAGATTATTGAGTCTGGTACCCCCCATATACTGTACCTACGCCCATGGCTGTCAGGAAGTAGCAGgagatggacccaaatgcaggacacAGGAGCAGCAGGAACTGAAGAGTAATTCTTTATTCAAGATAAGCACGCAAGgcaaaactgaaccaaacagaacaagacagagcagtacagaacaaaacaacaaaggatccaacaagacttaactgaaacacaggactgaaatactaactgaactaatgaggAGATGAGGCGCAGGTGGGGAGATCAGTGGAAAATTCAAGTGAGGGGAATCAGGAGTTGAAAAGGAGAACGGGAaagaagctgattggctggggaaaacacagggagcagggcagagcTGATGAGGCcgaatgcagggcaggtgtggaaaGAAAAGTGGGCCAACctaggaaaagaaaaaaatagaaacataaattgctgttgacataaacatgaataaatctgTCATGCAGAGTGCCCTGCATATTAAGGCTGCATGTAATATAAATTGGACTGAAAGACAACAGTTGCTCTGAGTTTCATTCTGGAGGTCGGTGACGAAGCAGGAGGCCTGGAAGGGCAGCCGGCACCACTAGATTCAGCTACAGGTTGAGGCAGGGTGCAGGACAGGCAGACGGCTAGAGTGCAGAGCAAGAAGTGGGCAGCTGGAGATCTGGCTGGGCACCGGCAAAGACGGCTGACTGACAATCTGAGAGATCTGGCTGAGAGTTGGTGTAGATGGCTGACTGATAGTCTAAAAGCTCTGGCTGTGGGTCGGTGTAGACTGCCGACTGGAGGTCTGGTAGGATGTCGGCAGAGGTGGCTGCCTGCTGAAGGTCTGAGAGGATGTCAGTGGGTGTGGCTATGGCTGGGAGTCCAGCAGATGAGCCAGAGGAGCGAGGTAAACAGGATTCTGCTGAAGCACAGCCACAGGAGACTGCTGCAACTCAGGAATAGGAGGTTGTTGCAGCTCAGGAACAAGGGGGACTGTAGCAACTCAGAAACAGGGGATTGCTGTGGTCCAGCAGGGACATGAGATTATTGCAATTTAGCAGGGACAGGCTGGACCTCAGTAATTGCGCTGAGCAGCAAAGACTCTGTGGTTCTAGGCACCACATGTTGATAAATCAGACAAAATCTATGTACAGAAACTATCATAAGCACAGTCAACtagaaaaatctaaatttatcAAAGAGAAATGAGGGACaatcacagagaaacacacacgaAAATGGTTGGAATGAGAAAAGTCTGTTTTGCTTCCTGTCAATATTGCCTTTATTCTGGCAGCTACCCGCAACTGTATCTAACATTCAAACACTGTATTGCctcaacacaaaataaaagtgCTACGCTCAAAGCCAAGTTGAACAAATCTCTACTCCTCAAAAGGAGGCAAATGGCTGCAATAAACTGCTACCTTTATAATTCTCACACAGTTTTGCTTTTATGCCTTTATGTTTACAGTTTTTAGACGCTGAGATTGCCTCAGGGTTGTGGTACATTTCATTCAGCTCTTTTCGTCCAGAGAACCACTAAAGGCTGCttttaatgtctgtgtttgtagGTGTGTCTGAACATATTTCACAGACACGAGAAGCACTGCAGTTCTGCTGacttttaaatataaactttGATAAATTGACTGAACAGAATCTCTGCCGTTGATGTTTTCCTGCAGGTTCTCTCTGGTGCCTGGGCTGCACCCTGACTGGATGCTCATGTTGTTCTTCGCTCACACTCAtctgactgtgactgtgactcTGGGCCTGCTGCTCGCTCCAAAGGTAACGCTCCATACCTGAAGATTAGCGGTCTGTTAGTCAACAGTTACAGTCTATGAGCTACCTTTATAGAGGCAAATATTACGGTTCTTCCACcaatttttttgttgaaaagttCACATTTATTAATAACCTCAAGTTCCTGACTTGACCTTATTCATAAGAGAAGCAGCTCCCCCTAGAAAGAGTTGCATGAATGAGATCAGTACAGAGGtcatatttttctttccctGCAAGAGCATTTTTGGAAATTCCTGTAATTGCAACGAAGGTTATATTCAGTCGAGAGATTTTCATAATGGCTACTGCTGTACTACAGCTTGTATATGCAACTGTTCATTAATAATCTTTAGGTCATTTGATATTAGCGAtgtggaacacacacactcacacaggcacATTTGCCACCATTGCCTTAAACTCATTCAAACTGCGTTAGCGGTTATTGTAATTTAGCTAAGCACTCCCGCGAGTGTCTTTATGTGCAATCTCTCaagtctgaaaacatttaattctCCCGCTGTGTGAGAAATGCAATACACCATCAGCGCGCTCCATTCTTTCATTCGTTCTTAATTAGGCACCTCAGAAGTGCGAGTCAGTTGATTACACTGGGATAATTAAGCACAGTGGGAGGATGTTAATCTCACACAGCGTCTGTTCCTGAATCTGGGCTAAATATTTGGTCTCCTTTTGTTCCCATATTTGTTAGTCAAGCCAAACTAAATAATTTGGCCATGAAAATCAAGTCAAAATCGAATCACTCTTTGCTGATCATTCGCTTTAATTTATCATGTTATTGTAATAATACAACCTCATCTCACCTTTTTATTTCTGCGCTCAGGAATCCAAGTGAGGAGATTAGTCCCTATAAATTCAGAATTATACAATTCTGAATTTATAATACGCAATTTACACAGTTCAGTTTCTTCAGTTGAAtgataaaacaacaattaaGGAACATTTAAGTAAGTCGCTTGTATTTATATGTGAATATTCAACTTTTAACTGTGAGTAACTCCTTCACACTGACTCCAAACCACAAATGTTTTGAAATGGACAAAACATTTCTATCCCAGTCGGATCTTGGTCAagtcaaaatgttcaaaaaaccCCATATTGTATGTACATCTGTGATTAAGTAAGATACATAAAaggaaatgttaaaatattgtaCATGATAAAAGCATAAAGAATGCATTTCCCCagaaaaaatcatatttttctattaacattTACCAATATACATTTACTGAATGGTATCGTCAAGACTGTGGACAACTATCAACAAGAAACTATACCCAGAATATATCTAAATTTACAAAttctaaatgttttatttcacattctTAGTTTAGACGTCTTGCTGCCATATTTGAtatgtaaagatataaaaaCTTTGCGTTTGAAGATGAAGAGTATTAATGTCCGTTCATCATCTTGAGGTTCTAATGTGTTCCATGCCAGTATATCTCAGGGAAGTGTTTTGATCCTCTGAAATGTTCTGCCACCAGGCTACACAGGCCTGTGTTGGACTATTCTGGTTTTTAAAgctatctgtatttttaaattgcatGAACACTTGATCATATACAGTAGAATATGTTGGGTTGTTGTAGGTTTGACCTTGTTCACTCCAACAGCCTGAATTTAGAAAATTTTACTTGAAATTAGGGTTAATCCTGCAATAATCAGCTCAGTTTGAAGCCAGTTGAAACTGTTAAATCATTGAGTGAAACATTAGATACtatattaagaaaaataattaatgaaaacaatgttAATCTCCTACAATGTGCATTTTCCTTATTCTGTGGTTCATATTATCAGGATGGGATCATTTGTTCAAGTTAAACAAATTCAATTTCAGGCAGGAAAGCAACTTTTTCACTTCATAAGATCTATATCAGTAACTATTTTGCTGCAGGAAATTGCTGTTCACCACCCTCCCACCTCAAATGATACCCTTGGCTAACATTAATTTTGTCATACAGTAAATCTATAAGCCAGAGATAATGTTACTTAGGGAAACTACATTTCCAATTTGACATCTTTTTCTCACCCTTCCCACAGGGTCAATGATGGTATTCTTTCATGTTGCTCTCCAtctgttttagttcctgtctaaAGGGACTCAGGCCAGGGATGATATCGCCACAGAGGCCTATGAGGAGGAGCTGGACATGGGAAGATCTGGCTCTTACCTCAACAACAGCATCACTTCAGCCTGGAGCGAGCACAGCCTGGACCCTGAGGATATACGGGTGAAGTAGCATTTAGAATAGCAAGATCTTTAGCCTTAAGCCTTCCCATGGTTAATCCAAATATGTATGCTTTACTACCGCTTTTTCGTTAAGATAGTACTTATAGAACATGTCACACTTGAGATAGATCCTTGAAAACCATGAGCAGTGATGGGGTCTATTATGAATGACAATGGCAGAGATATTTTTCTATTATTGgcaaaatgttcatgttttttctaaataggaaaaaaaatttGGTCATGGTAGATATTTTTATCACACAGTTTAGTAATCCTCATAACTTGCTCCAGCCACCAGATGTCATAACAATTcaagaatacatttttgagCTCAAAGAAGTGCAAAGAATGTCTGTTATTTAAACCTTAAAGTTCTTATTTACAGTCCAGTATTTACAACCTCCTTTCTATTTTAGGATGAGCTGAAAAAGCTGTACGCCCAGCTGGAAGTCTACAAACGCAAGAAGATGCTAGCCAACAACCCTCACCTCCAAAAGAAACGCAACTCCAAGAAAGGCCTGGGTCGCTCCCTGATGAAACGAATTACAGAGATCCCAGAGACCATGCACATTCACCGCCAGTGCAGTCGTGAAGATGGCAGTGAACATGGCAGCAATCGCAGCACCTTGAGGAGAAATCCATTTGAGCCGAGCCATCATGGTAAAATCCTAGTCAGGGTGATAGCACAGCATGGCAATTAAGAGAATTTATCACTGAATTTCCCATTTGAAATGCAGTATATGACTGGGTTGTTAGATAAGTTACTGTATAGCCTGTAGGATTTCTATTTCTTAAAACGGCCTTTTAAGGTTGCCTTGCTtatctaaaaacacacagtacattTCTCATTCAAGATATAACCAACTTTTATGACTGGTTTGTTGGATGGAGAAAACATTATTAATTCTTTATTAATCACTTCTTTAATATGAAAGACCCATTTAGAAATATTAAGAAATAGAAGCCAGCTCTGTAAAGTACATACTTGTAGTgagctttttcacagcagacattttaacttgtcataCTGGAAAGCACGGGTGTTGATAAAATACATTAACGATGATCTGGTCTATTTAaatgtcccagtaagccatgacagtttgacagtgagccagcatgcacaataccaggaccttGAAACTCAAGCAATTTAATTGGATTAAGCCAACTGGTgtaaattttattatttacctCTACTGtgatatgtcaaaatgtcttcttgaaaacatataaacataactACAAACAGGaccagcagaaaaacacactgtgcTGCCTCCTAATATTTGATGTCAGCTCCACATAGAGAATGAAATGGAGACTGACTTTGTGTGCAATCATACAAATGTAATTCAGTTACAAGATGGTCAACAGCAATgctacaacagcaacagcaaagtTCTGTGAGGCTTTACTTAGGCAAAGTGATGCTTTGAGCTTAACAGTAACATcaccatgctaacatgctcacaatacaatactaacatgctgatgtttagatATGTTTACCATGGACACCATCTTAGCTCAGCTTAATGTGTCAGCACActagcatttgctaattagtgcTGAGCACAAAATACAGCTAATGTTGGGAATGTCAATAGTTTtgaaggtatttggtcataaatttTACCTGATAGTGgcattagaggaaaagtcagcagaTCCCTTAAGTCATCGGGTTACATCGTCTGGGAACcctgaatgtctgtacaaaattttgtgtcAATCCATCTGatagatatttcactggatatgAAAAATCTTGGCCTGCTGGTGGTTCTAAATAAAAAGTCAGGGTTTTACTAATGTCataggattcattctctgggcaccatggatatctgtacaaaatttatggcaatccatcctatagttgttgagttatttcagtctggaccaaatgGGTGGGCCGACCAACGGAATAGCAAGTGTGGCCAAAACTTCATGAACTTGTGAATTATgtatcattttaaatgacttaACATATCCCACTTTCATGCAAGTCTAATATTTTAATCTCCCCTCAGGCAAACCCCGGGATGACTCTCTGAAGAACAAAGTCATAGGCTTGAAGAAGTCCCTAAGCTATGACCACGTTTGTGACCAGGATGAGGAAACTGGAAGCCAAACTGGCTCGACAGCAGGAGATAAAATGACTCctgttggaggaggtggagaaggatCGCTTCTGGGTTCCCTCATTAGCCGAAAACATTCCAAGAAGCCACTGGAACCACCTCCGACCCCGCCGAGACTGGAACCAGCCGAGTCCACCGAGTCTGTTCCACTCTTCTGGAAATCAGCCAGTGCTCACAACTTAACACATGAAAAGAAACCCGTCCACCTGCGGACCTCCATCATGCAGAAGTCTCTCAGCGTGATTGCTAGTGCCAAGGAGAAGATGCCAGGGCTTACCAACAAGACGCATAGCGTGGAGGATGCCAGTAAGAAAGGTCTGAAGGGACAGGAGGGGAGGATGTTGTCAGGTGTGGATGAGACGCCTGAGCATTATCCCAAGATGATCATCAGCCAGTCAGTGGAGTACTCCAAGACACCCATGAAGATGGGCATCATGAAACAACAGGTACCTTTTTACAAATTTACATTCCAAATCCTAATTGATTGAAGCATTCCTGTACTGAATGATAGTAGTGGGGTTAGGGGAAGAGGAAGTAAAATAATCAGTTACTCCATTGAcattaaattaatcaacaacGAATTTCacagttgattaattgtttacagagaaaaaaattccaaacattCTGTGTTTCTAACTGTttgaatgtgaggatttgctcaCATTTGCTCCTATTGAGCAATAATGTATTGTTTaccttggaaatagtagtttgacaaaaaacaaaaatatcctAACTTTCAACTTAGTAGCTTTTTGAGTGGTCTCAACTGGAGCTCAACAGAACATCTTGTTAATGAGAAGGAGGATAGAGAAATTGAGGTGCAGCATATCCACGAGTTAATCTGGACCAACGGTTAAAAGGAATGGCTGATAAGAATCCCACTCTTATTTAAGACCAGGACCAGGACTTTGTTTAATCATTGGGGACCACCACAGGCATACCAG of Thunnus thynnus chromosome 12, fThuThy2.1, whole genome shotgun sequence contains these proteins:
- the LOC137193792 gene encoding metabotropic glycine receptor-like; the encoded protein is MFSCRFSLVPGLHPDWMLMLFFAHTHLTVTVTLGLLLAPKFLSKGTQARDDIATEAYEEELDMGRSGSYLNNSITSAWSEHSLDPEDIRDELKKLYAQLEVYKRKKMLANNPHLQKKRNSKKGLGRSLMKRITEIPETMHIHRQCSREDGSEHGSNRSTLRRNPFEPSHHGKPRDDSLKNKVIGLKKSLSYDHVCDQDEETGSQTGSTAGDKMTPVGGGGEGSLLGSLISRKHSKKPLEPPPTPPRLEPAESTESVPLFWKSASAHNLTHEKKPVHLRTSIMQKSLSVIASAKEKMPGLTNKTHSVEDASKKGLKGQEGRMLSGVDETPEHYPKMIISQSVEYSKTPMKMGIMKQQVSGSQPSICSETGRNLYDVSEVCPWELEEPQTPSEAKTQKHVSIAPGETTAGRRGSGSGMTKGSRSQQRQKTGQSPSNRRRTKDKGGEREEGKETRKSRPPRSPLPLKPDVCPWEFDEQPMLGRDSDSISPDRIRRKKSVTPTDGKPKALHSDHSKSTGSLLQPPSLMVEICPWDYTSPPSPKQEKTCNSPTTHKKKRKGSCSSNHKVEKEKGREKSRERRSSSSKPPSERRRVSQSSECGGPVSERRRSSTRDPEVMENKRAEVFSREAEPSHTSFGQTKPSPDRKKESSLSTSHKPAVISGAQMADVCPWDFQEPDSGEKA